GCGATGGTGAAGTGGATCGGCCTCTCCAGGGCACGAGGCAGGCGCTCCTGTTCGGCCTGGAAGCGGTCCAGGAATGCCCGCACCTGCCCGACGCCGTTCTCCTCTATCGCCAGACCTTCGTAAAAGGACGCCGGCGGGACCTCCTCACCGGCCAGAACATACCACTCGTCGCTCGGTAATACGAACCTGCCCCCGTCGGCGTGGTGGTAAGTCTCGTCCAGGAAGGCATACTCCCGCATAAAGTCCCGCGCTATCCCCGGGGTAACCGGCGGAATGGCTGCCAGGCCACCGCGGTGGGCCGTAAGCCCGACCGGCACGACCGCCACCGACCGTAGGCCGGGACTGAGCCGGTGCAGTTCCTCCAGGGTCTGGCGTAGGTGGAGGCCGTCGTTGATGGTTGGCAGAAGCACTACCTGCCCGTGCAGCTCAATGCCGTGCTCCACCAGATACCGCATCTTCGCCAGCAGGTGATCGTCCCCGCCACCGGCCGGGTCCTCCCGGCTATAGCGAAACAGCCTGCGCCGCAGCTCCGGCTCCGTCGCGTGCACCGAAATGTACAGGGGCGTCAGGCGCTGCTCCACAATGCGCTCCAGATCGCGGCTACCCATGTTGGTCATCGTGATGTAATGGCCGTACAGGAAGCTGAGGCGGTAGTCGCCGTCCCGGAAGTAGAGGCTCTCCCGCAGCCCGGTGGGATTCTGACCCACGAAGCAGAAGATGCAGTCGTTGGAGCACCTGCGGACGGCGAAGTCCTCGAACTCAACGCCCAGATCGGTGTCCTCGTCCTTCTCCACCCTCACCACCTCCCGGCGGCCAGCGATCTCCAGCTCCAGCTGCGGCGAGTCCGCCGCCATGCGGAACTGGTAGTCAAGGTGGTCCTGTACCCGGTGGCCGTCGATCCTGAGCACACGGTCACCCGGCTTGAGGCCCAGATAGGCCCCCAGGCTCTCAGGTTCTACCGCTTTGATCCGGATGCTCACGACCGCTCACAGTCCTTTAATAAGCTAATTTACCCCGCCGTACGAGCCATTGGCAGCTCTGTCCGCACTTCCGGAGGCTGAGCGGCTCCAATTAAGGAGGGCACTCCTTGGTATCAATCAGGGGCATCAAGGCCGGATCTTTTACTGCGACCAGGAAAATGATCCTGCTGCGCTAGAGACCCCACCATCTGCAATATAAAAAGACAGTCCCCGGGGTAGTCCCCGGGGACTTTTTTCGGAGGGGGGGTGTGGAAGCCTTGGCGTCGGATTTCCGGCGCGGCTGAAAACTACACGAAGATATCTATCATCGAGCCCACTACCTGGTCGGCGGTCCGGGCCACGGCGGCGTTGGCCTCGAAAGTCCGCTGCTCGGTCAGCAGCTCCACCACGTCTTCCACTTCCAGGCTACCTCCGGCGGCCACCTGGGCGAACTG
The DNA window shown above is from Candidatus Neomarinimicrobiota bacterium and carries:
- a CDS encoding DUF512 domain-containing protein, with protein sequence MSIRIKAVEPESLGAYLGLKPGDRVLRIDGHRVQDHLDYQFRMAADSPQLELEIAGRREVVRVEKDEDTDLGVEFEDFAVRRCSNDCIFCFVGQNPTGLRESLYFRDGDYRLSFLYGHYITMTNMGSRDLERIVEQRLTPLYISVHATEPELRRRLFRYSREDPAGGGDDHLLAKMRYLVEHGIELHGQVVLLPTINDGLHLRQTLEELHRLSPGLRSVAVVPVGLTAHRGGLAAIPPVTPGIARDFMREYAFLDETYHHADGGRFVLPSDEWYVLAGEEVPPASFYEGLAIEENGVGQVRAFLDRFQAEQERLPRALERPIHFTIATGVLAEGIFREQVLPRLNAIDNLTVGLQVVPNTLFGAPVTVAGLLSGQDFVTYLSGKELGAAVWTTHRILSDGGELTLDDMTLAQISRRLGVPLNVAEDSILEIFQRGIHPAGRMNPIMGSLQDG